From Zingiber officinale cultivar Zhangliang chromosome 5B, Zo_v1.1, whole genome shotgun sequence, the proteins below share one genomic window:
- the LOC121987671 gene encoding cysteine proteinase inhibitor 1-like, producing the protein MITMMPLMRPVSLLLVLLFLAVPTTAHPIPVTSASRKIGIGGWAPIKDVEDSHVRELGDFAVEEHNRREHGELTFDKVVTGETQVVAGINYRLVLRARDGGGSAADYQAVVWEKVWINFRQLTSFVHIES; encoded by the coding sequence ATGATCACGATGATGCCCCTAATGAGGCCAGTCTCGCTTCTCTTGGTCCTCCTCTTCCTTGCTGTTCCAACAACTGCCCATCCGATCCCTGTCACGTCGGCTTCGAGAAAGATCGGCATCGGCGGGTGGGCGCCGATCAAGGACGTGGAGGATTCCCACGTCAGAGAGCTCGGCGATTTCGCCGTGGAGGAGCACAACAGGCGGGAGCACGGTGAGCTTACCTTCGACAAGGTGGTGACGGGTGAGACGCAGGTGGTGGCCGGGATCAACTATCGCCTGGTGCTGCGGGCTAGGGACGGCGGAGGCTCGGCGGCCGACTACCAGGCGGTGGTGTGGGAGAAAGTGTGGATCAACTTCAGGCAGCTCACTTCTTTCGTGCATATTGAATCGTAG